A stretch of DNA from Rathayibacter sp. VKM Ac-2762:
GACGCCGGAGGCCGGCGCGGCCCTGGTAGCCGCCGGGATCGTGCTGGAAGACCATGCCCCCAGCCTGCCGAACCCGCGCCCGTCGCGGGGTCGACTCGCCCGCGACTCCCAGCCGCGAACGGCGCTGCAGGGCCGAAGCGAGAGCCGGGGGGAAGGGGGAGAGGCGGCGACGAAGGGGGAATGAGGAGCACGGACGGCACGGCCGGACGACGGCCGCCGCCCGCGCGCCTAGCGCGACCCGGGCGCGCTCGCCAGCGGGTTCGCGGGCCGGGTGCCGCTCGGTAGCGTGGGGAAGTCGGCCGGAGCGGTCGACGAGCGGAGGAGCGGACATGGCCGGGACCGGCAAGGACAAGGACGCACGCGACAAGGCGGCGCAGAAGCGCGCGAAGAAGGCGCTGAAGAAGGCCGAGAAGTCGGTGCGCGCGGCGCACGAGGCGGTCCGCGACTCCAGCAAGAAGCTGCGCAAGAAGGCCCGCAAGCTGGCCGAGCAGACCGAGAAGCTCAAGCGGACCCAGGAGAAGGCGGCGAAGAAGGCGGCCGCGGCCGAGAACCACCCGACCACGCCGAAGCACGCCGCCGAGCCGGCGGTCGGCGCCCTCGACCTCACCCCGCCGCTGCCCGGCTCGCAGGAGCCCGCCGAGGATCAGGAGTCCGCCGAGGACGCCGGTGCCGCGGCCGGGTCCGCCGCACAGCCGGAGCCGGCCCCCGACTCCGACCCCGCGCACACCCCGGACCTCACCCCGCCGATGCCGCGCTCGGCCTCCTGAGCGCACCCGTCTGAGCGCCGTACGCCAGTGCGGGCTCAGGAGAATCGCATCCGCCGATGCGCCGCCCGCCTGAGAATCCGCACAGGGTACTCGGGCGGGCGTGCCCCGCGAGGTGAACAGCAGGTGAAGCCTCGCGACCACGCCGGAACGCCTCCCGCCGCGGGAGCATCATGTCTGCGTGGATCCCTTCATCCTGCTCGCGCTCGTCGTCGTCACGGCCCTCGCCTTCGACTTCACCAACGGCTTCCATGACACGGCGAACGCGATGGCCACGTCCATCGCGACCGGTGCCCTGAAGCCCCGCACCGCCGTCGCCCTCTCGGCGTCGCTGAACCTCGTCGGTGCGTTCCTCAGCATCGAGGTGGCGCTGACCGTCACCAACGCGGTCGTGAAGATCCAGGACTCCTCGGGCGCACCCGATCCGGCGCTGCTCGAGGACGGCGGATCCGCTCTGCTGCTGATCGTGCTGGCCGGCCTCATCGGCGGCATCGTCTGGAACCTGCTGACCTGGCTGCTCGGCCTTCCCTCGAGCTCGTCGCACGCCCTCTTCGGCGGCCTGATCGGCTCCGCTCTCGCGGGCCTCGGCCTCAACGGCGTCAACTGGGCCGGCGACGGCACGAAGCTCGACGGCGTCGTGGGCAAGGTGATCCTCCCGGCGCTGATGTCGCCCGTGCTCGCCGGAGCGGTCGCGGCGATCGGCACCTGGCTCGTCTTCCGGGTGATCGGCAACCTCGCCGAGAAGAGCCTCCACCGCGGCTTCCGCTTCGGCCAGATCGGCAGCGCCTCCCTCGTCTCGCTCGCGCACGGCACCAACGACGCGCAGAAGACCATGGGAGTGATCACGCTCGCGCTGATCGCGGCCGGCGGCTGGAGCGACACCGAGTCGGTCCCCTTCTGGGTCAAGCTCAGCTGCGCGCTGGCCATCTCGCTCGGCACCTACATCGGCGGCTGGAGGATCATCCGCACCGTCGGCAAGGGCCTCGTCGAGATCGACACCCCGCAGGGCATGGCCGCCGAGAGCGCCTCCGCCGCGGTCATCCTCGCCTCCAGCCACCTCGGCTTCGCCCTCTCGACCACCCACGTCGCGACCGGCTCGATCCTCGGCTCCGGAGTCGGCCGCCCCGGAGCGCAGGTGCGCTGGCGCGTGGCGCTGCGCATGGTGATCGCCTGGGTCATCACGCTCCCGGCCGCCGCCCTCGTCGGCGCCGTGATGTGGTGGATCGGCCACCTCGTCGGAGGCGCGGCCGGCGGCCTCCTGATGGCCGCGATCCTCGTCGCCGTCGCCTCCCTCATCTACATCCGCTCGCGCCGCGACAGCATCGGCGCGCACAACGTCAACGACGAGTGGCAGGACGCGGCGGCACGCCCCGCGCCCGAGACCGCCGGCGTCTGAGCGAAAGGATCCGCACCGTGCTCTCCCTCTTCCTCTCCGCCGCCGGCCAGGTGGCCCTCGTCGCCGTGCTCCTCGGAGCAGGCCTGCCCGTGCTCTTCGCCGTCGGCGTCCGCTCCTTCGCCGTCGCCGCCGGTGCTCCCGCCTGGGGCGGGTCCGACGCCTCCGCGGTCCGGAGCGGTCTGCCCGCTCCGGTGCTGCGCGGGATCGGCGTGCTCTGCTTCGCCCTCGTCGTCGGCTCCGTCGTGATCGGCCTGAGCGTCATCATCGCGACGGGCCTCGGCCAGTCGGTGAGCTTCGAGCACGTGATCCCGACCTTCGTGCCCAAGGGCTGAGCATGGCCTCGACCGATCCGATCGCGGCGCGGGAGGGGATCGTCGCCCGCGTGGTCGGCTGGCTGCGCGCGGGCTACCCGTCCGGCGTGCCGGAGCAGGACTACCTGCCGCTGCTGGGCCTGCTGCGCCGCAGTCTCACGACGGACGAGGTCGAGCAGGTCGTCGCGCGGCTCCTGTCGGAGTCGGAGCGGGCCGAGACGGTCGTCTCACGGGCCGTCGTGCGCGAGCGGATCGAGCAGCTGCTGCTCGGACCGGCGATGCCCGAGGACGTCGCCCGCGTCTCCTCGCGGCTCGCGAGCGCGGGCTGGCCGCTGGCGGGTCCGGAGTCGCTGGCCGAGCCGGACACCCGCGAGGGCCTGGTCGCCCGCATCGTCCGCTGGCTGCGCGCCGGCTATCCGGCCGGGCTGCCCGAGCAGGACTTCGTGCCGCTGCTGGCGCTCCTCCGCCGCCGTCTGAGCGACGAGGAGGTGGCCGAGGTGGCCGCCGGTCTCGCCGCCGACGCGCCCGCCTCCCGCGCGGACGTCGGCACCGCGATCGCCGGAGTGACCTCGGAGCTGCCCTCGGAGGAGGACATCGAGCGCGTGCGCCGGTCGCTGGCCGCGCTGGGCTGGCCGGAGGAGTTCGCGAGCTGAGGCGCCGCGGCCCGGGTCTCGGGCCGCAGGAGTCCGCGTGCCGATCCGCCGCTGTCGCCGGCGATCCGGCCGGAGATTCCGCCGGCCGATCGCGCCGCGATCCCGGGCGGTCCAGCCGTCGAAGGGTGACCCTGCCGGGACCAGGACGCGGACGCTGCAGCGGGCCGGGCCCGCCGTGAGCGGGCGGGACGAGCGCTGGAGCGTGTCCTCGGGCGGGCGACAGGCGACCGCCCGGTCGGCAGGGGAGTCGCGGGGTCACGACGCGCGCCGTTCGCCGTCCTAGGTTCGGCCCGGGTCCGGATCGGCTGCGCAGCCGGCTGCCGGACCGCAGCCCGACCGGAAGGACAGCCCCATGACCGCACCCACCATCGTCCTCGTCCACGGAGCGTTCGCCGACGCCGCGAGCTTCGCCCCGGTCACGCGGATCCTGCTCGACGCCGGCCACACCGTGCGCGTCCCGGCCGTGCCGAACCGCAGCCTGCTGGGCGACGCGGAGTACCTCCGCTCCTTCGTGGAGCAGCTCGACGGGCCGGTCCTGCTGGCGGGCCACTCCTACGGCGGCGCCGTGATCACGGTGGCGGGCGCCGCCGAGAACGTGGTCGGCCTCGTCTACCTCGCGGCCTACGCGCTCGAGGAGGGGGAGAGCCTCGGGCAGCTGCAGGGCGCCTTCCCCGACTCCGACCTCCCGGCGAACCTCGTCTACACACCGTTCCCGATCGACGGAGCGGAGCCGGGCACGGACGTGTCGGTCGCGGTGTCGGCGTTCCCGGAGGTGTTCGCGGCCGGGATCGATCCGGCCGAGGCGGCCGTGCTCGCGGTCGGCCAGCGCCCGCTCGCCGCTCTGGCCTTCGGTGAGGCCGCTCCCGTCGCCGCCTGGCGGACCCGGCCGAGCTGGGGCGTCGTCGCGGCCGCGGACCGGACGATCAACCCGGACGTCGAGCGGTTCGGCTACCGGCGGGCGGGCGTGCGCTCGGTCGTCGAGCTCGACGCGCCGCACCTGGTGATGCGCTCGCACCCGGAGGAGGTCGCGCGGGTCATCACCGACGCCGCGGCGGAGCTGAGCTGACCGCGGAGTCTTACCGATCGCGGAGGGGTGCGCTGCGTTCCGGTGCGCTCCTCCGCACCCCGCCGCGCACCACCCCCACCCTGAAGCACGCCCCGCCGATCTAGGTACTCCCGCCGCGGATCTAGGTCGGCGTCGCGTGGAGCCGGGCCCGCCGCCTCCCTAGCCTCGAAGGGAGAGAAGGGCGGGATCGTGGACACGGACACCGCACGGCTCGGCGCCTACCTCCGGGGGCACCGCGACCGGCTGCGCCCCGACGAGGTCGGCCTGGGGACCGACGGACGTCGCCGGGTCAGCGGGCTGCGCCGGCAGGAGGTCG
This window harbors:
- a CDS encoding alpha/beta hydrolase, producing MTAPTIVLVHGAFADAASFAPVTRILLDAGHTVRVPAVPNRSLLGDAEYLRSFVEQLDGPVLLAGHSYGGAVITVAGAAENVVGLVYLAAYALEEGESLGQLQGAFPDSDLPANLVYTPFPIDGAEPGTDVSVAVSAFPEVFAAGIDPAEAAVLAVGQRPLAALAFGEAAPVAAWRTRPSWGVVAAADRTINPDVERFGYRRAGVRSVVELDAPHLVMRSHPEEVARVITDAAAELS
- a CDS encoding DUF3349 domain-containing protein, encoding MASTDPIAAREGIVARVVGWLRAGYPSGVPEQDYLPLLGLLRRSLTTDEVEQVVARLLSESERAETVVSRAVVRERIEQLLLGPAMPEDVARVSSRLASAGWPLAGPESLAEPDTREGLVARIVRWLRAGYPAGLPEQDFVPLLALLRRRLSDEEVAEVAAGLAADAPASRADVGTAIAGVTSELPSEEDIERVRRSLAALGWPEEFAS
- a CDS encoding inorganic phosphate transporter, producing the protein MDPFILLALVVVTALAFDFTNGFHDTANAMATSIATGALKPRTAVALSASLNLVGAFLSIEVALTVTNAVVKIQDSSGAPDPALLEDGGSALLLIVLAGLIGGIVWNLLTWLLGLPSSSSHALFGGLIGSALAGLGLNGVNWAGDGTKLDGVVGKVILPALMSPVLAGAVAAIGTWLVFRVIGNLAEKSLHRGFRFGQIGSASLVSLAHGTNDAQKTMGVITLALIAAGGWSDTESVPFWVKLSCALAISLGTYIGGWRIIRTVGKGLVEIDTPQGMAAESASAAVILASSHLGFALSTTHVATGSILGSGVGRPGAQVRWRVALRMVIAWVITLPAAALVGAVMWWIGHLVGGAAGGLLMAAILVAVASLIYIRSRRDSIGAHNVNDEWQDAAARPAPETAGV